The Pseudodesulfovibrio senegalensis genome contains the following window.
GTGTCACAGGCATTGACATGTCGCTTTGGCGATTTAAAGAATTGAAGTTTGAGGCTCTTCCCCTCACAGCGTTGCCGCAGACCGCTTCCTGGTTGATGACGTGTGAGTTTCGGGATGCCGAAGGCAACAGATTGGCTGCCCTCAAGTTCTTTTCGGACAGCAGCCTGCCTCCCGGGCAGAGTTGGGTCAAGAATGGCGGCGACTTGTATTATCCTGTTGCTAGTCAGATTATGAATGATTTGCGGGGATTGCTCCCCGGAAAATCGATGAAATAGACGTCTGAGACGTTAAGGAGAATACTCATGGCAAGGATTACCGTAGAAGACTGCCTGGCAAGGGTGGGCAACCGTTTTCTTATTACCCAGATGGCCATCAAACGGGTGAAACAGTATCGTGAAGGCTACGAGCCGTTGGTTAAAGCCAA
Protein-coding sequences here:
- the rpoZ gene encoding DNA-directed RNA polymerase subunit omega, producing the protein MARITVEDCLARVGNRFLITQMAIKRVKQYREGYEPLVKAKNKENVIALREIAAGKIHPDNIDMVQGETAGNE